The following are encoded together in the Variovorax sp. PBS-H4 genome:
- a CDS encoding efflux RND transporter periplasmic adaptor subunit: MKSESTGLPAWTLRPVPLSLRVLSTALVTIAACWAALQLWNFYELAPRTRNGRVRADIVQVAPDVSGMVAVVAVRDNQPVVAGELLFSVDEARFTLALQQAETAVAAQRIVIGNQRIALAQAQRESRRNDDLGGLVAQEVREQSHLRVEQAKGALRAAETALRQAQLTVDMARLNLQRTQVRSPAAGRVTNLDMRQGAYATAGHPALALVAADSIYVEGYFEENKLSRIRLGDRVRVTPMNAPALEGKVDSIVAGIGDRDRSTGANLLPSVNPTFNWVRLAQRVPVRVKLDPLPANVHLVVGQTVSVEVLGAHGGATADAAAQVQASRT, translated from the coding sequence ATTGCCGCTTGCTGGGCCGCCCTGCAACTCTGGAATTTCTATGAGCTTGCACCGCGGACCCGCAACGGTCGGGTGCGAGCCGACATCGTTCAAGTGGCGCCCGATGTTTCCGGCATGGTGGCCGTTGTTGCAGTGCGTGACAACCAGCCGGTCGTGGCGGGCGAGCTGCTCTTCTCGGTCGACGAAGCCCGCTTCACGCTGGCGCTGCAGCAGGCCGAGACTGCGGTGGCTGCGCAGCGGATCGTCATCGGCAATCAGCGGATCGCGCTGGCCCAAGCGCAGCGCGAGAGTCGCCGGAATGACGACCTGGGGGGTCTGGTTGCCCAGGAAGTGCGCGAGCAGTCCCACCTGCGCGTCGAGCAGGCCAAGGGCGCACTGCGAGCTGCCGAAACGGCACTGCGCCAAGCACAGCTCACGGTCGACATGGCGCGCCTGAACTTGCAGCGCACACAAGTACGCTCGCCCGCCGCGGGACGCGTCACCAATCTCGACATGCGCCAGGGAGCCTATGCAACGGCTGGCCACCCCGCATTGGCGCTGGTGGCTGCCGATTCGATCTACGTCGAGGGCTATTTCGAAGAAAACAAGCTATCGCGCATCCGGTTGGGCGATCGGGTACGTGTGACCCCCATGAACGCGCCCGCACTCGAAGGCAAGGTCGACAGCATCGTTGCGGGCATCGGCGACCGCGACCGGAGCACTGGTGCCAATCTGCTGCCCAGCGTGAATCCGACATTCAACTGGGTTCGGCTGGCGCAGCGCGTTCCGGTACGCGTGAAGCTGGACCCGCTACCGGCCAACGTCCACCTGGTCGTTGGCCAGACCGTCTCCGTGGAGGTCCTGGGTGCTCACGGCGGCGCCACCGCCGACGCGGCGGCGCAGGTTCAGGCGTCGCGGACATGA
- a CDS encoding efflux transporter outer membrane subunit, translating into MKLPRVFALATTAACALLVGCVHGPVGPGYVAPAPLTAGQAASAGPFLSAGAATSDAGMPAHWWRLFEDPQLDGLIAQAFEHNTDLRQALATLERAMALEAEAHGIEQPSITLEGGPSFGHVSGLSLLQHDDAPPSRLSYSMGLAVSYQVDLFGQLRRAIEAAEADTGAARAAVDLVRVTVAGGTAQAYAAVCSSGLQLRVARASVRLQEEALALAQRLQRAGRAGTIDAARMRAQLEILHAAVSPLEARRQQALYRLATLTGAAPRDFPNAVSHCERPPRVAGLLPVGDGAALLARRPDVRQAERSLASVTARIGVATGDLYPKVTLGVSSRSSGFLDRFANRETFSYSLGPVISWSLPDTGVARARITQAEASARMAAARFEGTVLGALREAETALDAYARELDRHAALAAARDQSLTVADQTRALQFSGKVGQLDALDAQRTLASQEAALAASDAQLAEHQVAVFMALGGGWEGNPTAPAP; encoded by the coding sequence ATGAAGCTCCCTCGCGTCTTCGCTCTCGCAACCACTGCCGCATGCGCTCTTTTGGTTGGATGCGTCCATGGCCCCGTCGGCCCCGGCTACGTCGCACCTGCTCCGCTCACTGCGGGGCAGGCTGCTTCGGCCGGGCCCTTTCTCTCCGCAGGCGCAGCCACATCGGACGCAGGGATGCCCGCGCACTGGTGGCGCCTTTTCGAAGATCCGCAACTCGACGGCCTGATCGCCCAGGCCTTCGAGCACAACACCGATCTACGGCAAGCCCTGGCCACGCTCGAACGCGCAATGGCGCTCGAAGCCGAGGCTCACGGGATCGAACAGCCATCCATCACCCTTGAGGGCGGCCCGAGCTTCGGTCACGTCTCAGGCTTGTCCCTGCTCCAGCACGACGATGCGCCGCCGAGCCGGCTCAGCTACAGCATGGGGTTGGCGGTGTCGTATCAAGTGGACCTCTTCGGCCAATTGCGCCGCGCGATCGAAGCCGCCGAAGCGGACACCGGCGCCGCACGTGCTGCGGTGGACCTGGTGCGCGTGACCGTTGCCGGTGGAACTGCGCAGGCGTATGCCGCGGTGTGCTCCAGCGGTCTGCAGCTGCGCGTGGCGCGGGCGTCCGTGCGCTTGCAGGAAGAAGCGCTCGCGCTTGCGCAGCGGCTGCAGCGCGCAGGCAGGGCCGGCACCATTGACGCTGCACGTATGCGCGCTCAGCTGGAAATCCTGCACGCCGCGGTGTCCCCGCTGGAAGCCCGGCGCCAGCAGGCGCTGTATCGGCTCGCCACGCTCACGGGCGCCGCACCCCGCGACTTTCCCAATGCCGTCAGCCATTGCGAACGACCGCCACGTGTTGCCGGACTGCTGCCGGTCGGCGACGGCGCTGCACTGCTCGCCCGGCGGCCCGATGTGCGGCAGGCTGAACGAAGCTTGGCGTCCGTCACGGCGCGAATCGGTGTCGCGACGGGCGATCTTTATCCCAAGGTGACTTTGGGCGTGTCATCGCGATCGTCCGGCTTTCTCGATCGATTCGCCAACCGTGAGACCTTCAGCTACAGCCTGGGCCCGGTGATCAGCTGGTCCCTTCCCGACACTGGCGTTGCGCGCGCGCGGATCACCCAGGCGGAGGCAAGCGCTCGCATGGCCGCGGCGCGATTCGAAGGCACCGTGCTGGGTGCTCTGCGAGAAGCTGAAACCGCGCTGGACGCCTACGCCCGCGAGCTCGACCGCCATGCAGCACTCGCTGCGGCGCGCGACCAGAGCCTGACCGTCGCCGATCAAACGCGCGCGCTGCAATTCAGCGGCAAGGTGGGCCAGCTCGATGCCCTGGACGCCCAGCGCACACTGGCCTCTCAAGAGGCCGCGCTGGCCGCCTCGGACGCCCAGTTGGCAGAGCATCAAGTCGCCGTGTTCATGGCCCTGGGTGGCGGCTGGGAGGGCAACCCGACGGCCCCCGCCCCATGA